A single region of the Metarhizium brunneum chromosome 6, complete sequence genome encodes:
- the prnC_0 gene encoding Delta-1-pyrroline-5-carboxylate dehydrogenase, with protein MKSAVFTRAGAQSLRSAAKPSQRMSMGTLATFKTPKVANEPNHHYAKGSAQRQGLTAAIESFQKKLPIEVPVVVGGREVKTSAVSHQLNPSDHASKVANYHTATPADVNRAIEAALAAKPAWEALPFSDRAAVFLKAADLIANKYRYEIMASTVLGQGKNAWQAEIDAAAELADFFRFNVHYAQELLTQQPEHNSPGLWNRLEYRPLEGFVYAVSPFNFTAIAGNLPGAPALMGNVVVWKPSDFAIASNWLVYQILLEAGLPKDVIQFVPGNPEEITKTVLAHKEFTALHYTGSTAVFRKLYGAIGQGVAEGRYRSYPRIVGETGGKNFHLIHPSAEIDNAVKHTIRGAFEFQGQKCSATSRLYVPKSLWPEFKQKLAAEVGKISVGEPWNHANFCGPVIHAASFKKLSGAIDEAKADKELQLVAGGKYDSSKGYYVHPTIFETTNPAHKFLSTEFFGPILTAYVYDDASPDAFGKACELVDSTSEYGLTGAVFATDREAIRFAEDKLRNAAGNFYINCKSTGAVVGQQAFGGARASGTDDKAGSPNLLTRFVNIRALKEEFNATTQVPYPSNEV; from the exons ATGAAGTCGGCAGTGTTTACCAGAGCTGGTGCTCAGAGCCTTCGCTCGGCGGCCAAGCCTTCGCAGCGGATGAGCATGGGCACTCTCGCCACTTTCAAGACTCCCAAGGTGGCCAACGAGCCAAAC CACCACTACGCCAAGGGCAGTGCTCAGCGTCAGGGCCTGACTGCTGCCATCGAGAGCTTCCAGAAGAAGTTGCCCATTGAGGTTCCTGTTGTTGTCGGCGGCAGGGAG GTCAAAACATCTGCCGTTTCTCATCAACTAAACCCCTCCGATCACGCCAGCAAGGTGGCCAACTATCACACTGCCACTCCCGCCGATGTCAACAGGGCCATCGAGGCCGCTCTGGCCGCCAAGCCTGCCTGGGAGGCTCTGCCCTTCTCCGACCGTGCGGCCGTCTTCCTCAAGGCTGCCGACCTCATCGCCAATAAGTACCGTTATGAGATCATGGCCTCTACCGTCCTCGGCCAGGGTAAAAACGCATGGCAGGCCGAGattgacgccgccgccgagctggcaGACTTCTTCCGCTTCAACGTTCACTACGCGCAGGAGCTTCTCACCCAGCAGCCCGAGCACAACTCGCCTGGTTTGTGGAACCGTCTCGAGTATCGCCCTCTGGAAGGTTTCGTTTACGCCGTGAGCCCCTTCAATTTCACTGCCATTGCCGGTAACTTGCCTGGCGCCCCGGCCCTCATGGGCAACGTCGTTGTGTGGAAGCCCAGCGACTTTGCCATTGCGTCCAACTGGCTCGTCTACCAGATCCTCCTCGAGGCTGGCTTGCCCAAGGACGTCATCCAGTTCGTCCCCGGTAACCCGGAGGAGATCACCAAGACCGTCCTCGCCCACAAGGAGTTCACTGCTCTCCACTACACTGGCAGCACTGCCGTCTTTCGCAAGCTGTACGGTGCCATTGGTCAGGGTGTTGCTGAGGGCCGTTACCGATCGTACCCTCGAATCGTCGGCGAGACTGGTGGCAAGAACTTCCATTTGATTCACCCGTCTGCTGAAATCGACAATGCCGTCAAGCACACCATCCGGGGTGCTTTTGAGTTCCAGGGCCAAAAGTGCAGTGCCACATCTCGTCTCTACGTCCCCAAGTCCCTCTGGCCCGAATTCAAGCAGAAGCTCGCCGCAGAGGTTGGCAAGATCAGCGTCGGCGAACCCTGGAACCATGCCAACTTTTGCGGTCCCGTCATCCACGCCGCCTCCTTCAAGAAGCTGTCCGGCGCcatcgacgaggccaaggccgacaaGGAACTCCAGCTCGTCGCCGGTGGCAAGTACGATTCTTCCAAGGGGTACTACGTCCACCCAACCATCTTCGAGACCACCAACCCCGCCCACAAGTTCTTGTCTACCGAATTCTTCGGTCCCATCCTGACGGCCTACGTCTACGATGATGCCTCCCCCGACGCCTTTGGCAAGGCATGCGAGCTCGTCGACTCCACCTCCGAGTACGGTCTCACgggcgccgtctttgccacCGACCGTGAGGCCATCCGCTTCGCCGAGGATAAGCTGCGCAATGCTGCCGGCAACTTTTACATCAATTGTAAGAGCACCGGCGCTGTCGTCGGCCAGCAGGCCTTTGGTGGTGCCCGTGCCTCTGGCACCGACGACAAAGCCGGCAGCCCCAACCTGCTCACACGATTCGTCAACATTCGTGCTCTCAAGGAAGAGTTCAATGCCACCACCCAGGTCCCCTATCCCAGCAACGAGGTTTAA
- the atnC_7 gene encoding MFS efflux pump atnC, with protein sequence MSTEDPIRDQDTGSLNTDDFSEELHPFLPSQSARQKLRFTGTKYHIYLLFFILAGLDSTVFVLNLPLTRVYESIACYQYFSTHEPRRYLDPGSIPEQECKIASVQEELARVKGIEFLFMMVPGLLLAIPYGILADRWGRRPVLLLCLLGLALAIAGVLMVCWFWWLVPLRFVWLCWLLTGIGGGPAVLSSTIYTMLADIVSPAKRANTFLQLTVAVLISQAISTPLASVLMANYGTTLPIAFGYGLGLSVCFMCSFVPETVHLGTSKNAEELPFDEAAIASSHVAKQNWKARIIGLFSPKSSGLSLWLLSPTLLASLAILFVDSFNASTINILVQYTSKKLSIPISSVGSLVTIRAAMTIIVILLVVPYIGRRLETKWRLDSHSRDLWLARITMSICPFGFALLAMGQSVIAIAVGMVLVATSWACCSSLVRSIATAMVSPERTSGLYAVINVFQAVGALVGNPLLAELLAVDVRSGNGWISLPFGLAGVLSILSCAIIWAVRLPPTTGSQRGLFLRGGDADVL encoded by the exons ATGTCAACCGAGGACCCAATACGCGACCAAGACACAGGGTCCTTGAATACAGATGACTTCTCCGAAGAGCTACATCCGTTTCTCCCCTCGCAAAGCGCCAGACAGAAATTGCGCTTCACCGGCACCAAGTACCACATCTAcctgctcttcttcatccttgCGGGCCTCGACTCTACCGTCTTTGTGCTCAATCTTCCCCTGACGCGGGTCTACGAAAGCATAGCCTGCTACCAATACTTTTCTACCCACGAGCCTCGGCGGTATTTGGATCCGGGGTCCATCCCGGAGCAGGAATGCAAGATTGCGTCTGTGCAGGAAGAGTTGGCGCGTGTCAAGGGGATTGAGTTTTTATTCATGATGGTACCAG GTCTACTTCTTGCGATACCGTACGGAATACTGGCAGATCGATGGGGACGTCGGCCTGTTTTGCTACTCTGTTTGCTGGGTTTAGCATTGGCGATTGCTGGCGTGCTGATGGTTTGCTGGttttggtggttggtcccGTTGAGGTTTGTGTGGTTATGTTGGCTACTCACGGGCATTGGTGGCGGGCCGGCAGTTCTGAGTTCGACGATTTACACCATGCTCGCCGATATTGTCAGTCCAGCAAAGAG GGCAAACACATTCTTGCAACTGACCGTGGCCGTGCTCATATCGCAAGCCATCTCTACACCCCTTGCGTCTGTTCTCATGGCCAACTATGGAACAACATTGCCGATTGCATTTGGATACGGACTCGGACTTAGCGTGTGCTTCATGTGTTCATTTGTCCCAGAGACGGTTCATCTCGGCACCTCCAAAAATGCAGAGGAGCTGCCATTCGATGAGGCCGCAATAGCTTCATCGCACGTCGCGAAACAGAACTGGAAGGCGAGAATCATCGGGCTCTTCTCGCCGAAGAGCAGCGGTCTGAGCCTGTGGCTGCTTTCGCCAACCTTGCTCGCCTCACTGGCAATTCTCTTCGTGGACAGCTTCAACGCCTCAACCATCAATATCTTGGTTCAATATACGTCCAAGAAGCTGTCCATACCAATCTCCAGCGTCGGCTCACTAGTCACCATTCGAGCAGCCATGACAATAATTGTTATTCTCCTCGTGGTGCCATACATTGGAAGGAGGCTCGAAACGAAATGGAGGTTGGACAGCCACTCTCGCGACCTTTGGCTTGCACGGATAACAATGTCCATCTGTCCATTCGGCTTTgcgctgctggccatgggccaATCTGTAATTGCAATTGCAGTCGGCATGGTCCTCGTTGCCACAAGCTGGGCTTGCTGCAGCAGTTTGGTGAGGAGTATTgcgacggccatggtgagcCCAGAGAGGACATCCGGGCTCTATGCTGTCATCAATGTCTTCCAGGCGGTGGGTGCTTTGGTTGGGAACCCGCTGCTGGCAGAGCTGCTGGCGGTGGATGTCAGGTCTGGTAATGGTTGGATATCGTTGCCGTTTGGGCTGGCAGGAGTGTTGAGTATTTTGTCATGTGCCATCATTTGGGCTGTGAGGCTCCCTCCCACGACGGGAAGCCAGCGTGGGTTGTTCCtgcgtggtggtgatgccgaTGTATTGTAA